The following proteins are co-located in the Pomacea canaliculata isolate SZHN2017 linkage group LG10, ASM307304v1, whole genome shotgun sequence genome:
- the LOC112574263 gene encoding uncharacterized protein LOC112574263 has translation MITTPRNFVVETDTEYAEDWNSRVFYLRWSSAETMVDNYTIVWCRGSKWRRNCDPDDEVHYEILPGTASEYKLKIPPGDVGRKPDDYMIGIASEVRQASSGIIWAPCFHIKDVDPPEVRDITASPVKNNVDVAWLHRGCNFDYNDSRAYISNYSITYCRTVSGSTCSGSEHKEVVDQFTARHTLKNLKPGTKYLIQVTAFSQHGQGPPGKVEVEIPAIQDDTSTNDHLIPIILALIVVTILVSGLIYLKRRCTEKAKKFVVIFPPTSL, from the exons A TGATTACTACTCCAAGGAACTTTGTGGTAGAAACAGACACTGAGTATGCTGAAGATTGGAACAGTCGAGTATTTTATCTTAGATGGTCGTCTGCTGAGACTATGGTGGACAACTATACCATTGTCTGGTGTCGTGGGTCCAAATGGAGGAGGAACTGTGACCCAGAC GATGAGGTGCATTATGAAATTCTACCTGGAACAGCCAGTGAGTACAAgctgaaaattccaccaggtgaTGTAGGAAGAAAACCTGATGACTACATGATTGGAATTGCTAGTGAAGTCAGGCAAGCAAGCAGTGGGATCATTTGGGCTCCCTGCTTCCACATCAAAGATGTAG ATCCCCCTGAAGTAAGAGATATCACAGCATCGCCTGTGAAAAACAATGTGGATGTGGCCTGGCTACATCGGGGCTGTAACTTTGACTACAATGACAGCCGTGCCTACATCAGTAACTACAGCATCACCTACTGCAGAACAGTCTCAGGCAGCACATGTAGTG GTTCTGAACATAAAGAGGTTGTTGACCAGTTCACTGCCAGGCACACCTTGAAAAATTTGAAACCGGGGACAAAGTATTTGATACAAGTCACTGCATTTTCTCAGCATGGTCAAGGTCCGCCTGGGAAGGTAGAGGTCGAGATTCCAGCCATTCAAG ATGATACTTCCACCAATGATCATTTGATTCCCATCATCTTAGCCCTGATAGTTGTCACAATTCTTGTATCTGGGCTCATCTACTTGAaaag GCGATGTACGGAAAAAGCGAAAAAGTTTGTCGTCATATTTCCTCCAACCTCCCTTTGA